In Candidatus Didemnitutus sp., the genomic window GGTTTGCAGGAGATGTTCGCCGACGCGCCGCCGGCGGAGGCGCTCGCCTTCGCGCGCGTGCTCAGCACCGGCGCCTATCGCCGGGCGGTGGAGGCGGTCGATGCGGGCGCGGGACGGGCGCTGGCGCTGTTGGCGGAAGCGGGCATGGATGCGCTGCAGCGCGCGCTCCACGCCGGCTGGGCGACTGCGGCCGACGAGGTCGGGCAGATTCGGTTGCTGTGGTTCGCCTTCGAGTCCGACAAGGATCTCGCCAGCCGGCACGAGCGCCTGCGCAGCGCCTACGCGACCGTGGCCGACCCGGCGCTCGCCGCGCTGCTCACCGCCGAAAAGCCGACACGCACCGAGCTGATGTTGCTCGCCTTCGTCGGCGAACGGGCGAAGGAGTTCGGCTTCGTCACCCATGCCGAGTGGCGCGCCCGCCGGGCCGCGGAACTCGGCGCGCAGGCCGCACGATTGCGCGCGGCGATTTTCTGGGGCCGGGCGGCGCGTCTGCTCTCGGCTGCGCCCGCCTTGCTCGGCCGCTGGCCGGTGTTCCTCGGCGTCTGGGCGGCGCCGCTGGCGCTCGCGGTCGCGGCCCAGGCGTGGGTTTGGATGGGAATCCTGGCCGCGATCGCCCTCGGGTTACGCTGGCTGGCCCGGGCGCTGTTCAACGCGACCCGGCAGCACGAAGCGCCCGGCTCGCCGCCGTGGACGTGGCGCGACGGACCGAGCCGTGCGGCGCGGACGGCGCGCGAGATCGGCGCGGCGCTGGGAAAAACGCCGCCGCAACTCGCGGCCGAATTGGCGCAAGTGAGCGCGGATTTGCGCGCGCTGCAATTGAAGGACGCGCCGCCGAGCGAGCCGTCGCGCCTCGGCGAGCTTTGGGTGCTGGCGACGATCGCGAACCTCGTTCCGGTGGCGCTCTGCGTCTTGCCGTGGCTCGGCGTCGATTTCTCCGCGCGGCCGAGCGAGCCGACCGTGCTGCGCCATTTCACGCCGCGTGCGGACGGTGCGGAGGTCGCGAAGGATGGGACGTTGTTTGAGGTCTACAACGACGGCTTCGGCAAGCGCCCGCGCGGTCCGCTGCGGGCGTGGGACGTGCCCGCGATGACGCCGGAGCCGTTGCGGGTCGAACGCGCCACGGCCGCTTCGCCGGGACAACGCGCCTACGCACGCGTGGGCGGCGAGTTGCTGCTCGAGCCGTATCCGCGGCGGGATTTGAAGGTGACGCTCGCCGTGCCGGTGCCGGCGTTGGTCGAGGGGCAGGCGGGGTGGGGCATCGTGCTCTACGACAGCGCGCAGCGGGAACTGGCGGACCGACGGACGTTTTTCCTGCCGGCGCGGCCGGAGGAGAAGCGGTGGTATTGGCTCGGGAATCGCCGGGTCGTCTACCTCGGCGAACCCCCGCGCCTGCCGGAATTGCAAAAAACCCTTGCGGAGCCCTGAGCTTCTTGGGCTCATGGGCGCGACATGATCGCTCCCGAAACTTTCTCGCACCTCGAGCTCATCAAGAAGCGCGCCGGCTACTTGTGGAGGTTTCTTTGACGTCGAACAAAAGCAGCGCGAAATAGAAGCGATGGAGGCGCAGATGGGCGCCCCGGATTTCTGGAACAATACCGATAAAGCCCAGAAACACATCGCCAAGGTCAACGGCCTGAAGAAGACCATCGGCGGCCTCGTCGCCTTCAACAAGAAGCTCGACGACGCCGCTGTCATGGTGGAGCTGATCGAGTCCGCGGACAAAGCCGAGCAGGAGGCCTACGCCAAGGAACTCGACGCCAACGTCGCGACCATGGTCGAGGAACTCGACAAGCTCGAGATCGCATCCTTCCTCACGGGCCAGTTCGACCGCAACAACGCCATTTTCTCGATCCAGTCCGGCGCCGGCGGCACCGAGTCGAACGACTGGTGCGACATGCTTTTCCGCATGTATCTGCGCTGGGCCGAGCGCCGCGGCTTCGAAGTCGAGGTGCAGGACGTGCAGATGGGCGACCAGGCCGGCATCACCAAGGCCACGCTCCTCATCAAGGGTGAGAACGCCTACGGCTACGCCAAAGCCGAGCGCGGCGTGCACCGCCTCGTGCGCATCAGTCCCTTCGACGCGAATAAGCGTCGCCACACTTCTTTCTGCGCGATCGACGTGATCGCGGAGGTAACGGACGAGATCGAAATCGAAATTCCCGACAGCGACATCCGCGTGGACGTCTACCGCTCGTCCGGCAAGGGCGGTCAGGGCGTCAACACCACCGACTCCGCGGTGCGCATCACGCACATCCCGACCGGCTTGGTCGTGGTCTGCCAAAACGAGCGCTCGCAGATCAAAAACCGCGCCAGCGCGATGAACGTCCTCAAGGCTCGCCTCTACGAAAAGAAACAGGACGAGCAGCGCAGCGAGATGGAGAAATTCTACGGCGAGAAAGGCGAAATCGGGT contains:
- the prfB gene encoding peptide chain release factor 2 (programmed frameshift), whose translation is MIAPETFSHLELIKKRAGYLWRFLDVEQKQREIEAMEAQMGAPDFWNNTDKAQKHIAKVNGLKKTIGGLVAFNKKLDDAAVMVELIESADKAEQEAYAKELDANVATMVEELDKLEIASFLTGQFDRNNAIFSIQSGAGGTESNDWCDMLFRMYLRWAERRGFEVEVQDVQMGDQAGITKATLLIKGENAYGYAKAERGVHRLVRISPFDANKRRHTSFCAIDVIAEVTDEIEIEIPDSDIRVDVYRSSGKGGQGVNTTDSAVRITHIPTGLVVVCQNERSQIKNRASAMNVLKARLYEKKQDEQRSEMEKFYGEKGEIGWGSQIRSYVLQPYQMVKDLRTGVSTSDTQGVLDGDLDRFVYAWLRAGCPRHRNKDIQMDDE